The proteins below are encoded in one region of Chryseobacterium wanjuense:
- a CDS encoding enoyl-CoA hydratase-related protein: MSYENILLNKEDKVSIITINRPESLNALNAQTIKEISSALDELNSDPSCRVIIITGSGEKSFVAGADIKEFSDFGKEKAEELARNGQNILFNKIENMTKPVIAAVNGFALGGGLELAMACHIRYASENARLGLPEVTLGLIPGYGGTQRLPKLVGKGIANEMIFSAKMVPAQRAKETGLVNEVYPIEELLTKTKELANVIAHNSPMAISKAIHAVNLSDTDKGFETEITYFGELFELDDKKEGVSAFLEKRKPNF; encoded by the coding sequence ATGAGTTACGAAAATATATTATTAAATAAAGAAGATAAAGTATCTATCATTACTATAAACAGACCTGAAAGTTTAAATGCATTAAATGCTCAAACGATTAAGGAAATCAGTTCAGCGCTGGACGAATTAAATTCTGACCCATCTTGTAGGGTGATCATCATTACAGGAAGTGGGGAAAAATCTTTCGTTGCAGGAGCGGACATTAAAGAATTTAGTGATTTTGGAAAAGAAAAGGCAGAAGAGCTTGCCAGAAACGGACAAAACATTTTATTCAACAAAATTGAAAATATGACCAAACCTGTGATTGCAGCCGTAAACGGTTTTGCATTGGGAGGAGGTCTGGAGCTTGCAATGGCTTGCCACATCAGATACGCATCGGAAAATGCAAGATTGGGTCTTCCGGAAGTAACACTGGGATTAATTCCGGGTTATGGAGGTACTCAGAGACTGCCGAAGCTTGTAGGAAAAGGCATCGCCAACGAAATGATCTTCTCTGCCAAAATGGTTCCTGCCCAAAGAGCAAAAGAAACCGGATTGGTAAATGAAGTATATCCTATTGAAGAATTATTAACTAAAACAAAAGAATTAGCAAACGTAATTGCCCACAATTCACCGATGGCAATTTCCAAGGCAATTCACGCTGTGAACTTATCTGATACGGATAAAGGTTTTGAAACCGAAATTACCTATTTTGGAGAGCTTTTTGAACTTGATGATAAAAAAGAAGGAGTTTCTGCGTTTCTTGAAAAAAGAAAACCAAACTTCTAA